One segment of Arvicanthis niloticus isolate mArvNil1 chromosome 5, mArvNil1.pat.X, whole genome shotgun sequence DNA contains the following:
- the LOC117708382 gene encoding PRAME family member 12-like yields MSFRAPPTLQQLARRSLLKDEALAISALEDLPLHFFPPLFKDAFTSKQPNILRQMVAAWPFPCLPLKALKKTLHLESFKAVLDGLDLLMAQKDRPKRCKLQVLDLRDAHLDFWKGWAGRQHMDCSPDVVGTNQAMGNHPIPDKKQPMTVLMNHFFTYHHPSNYLKYFYQWAKQRKDVIQVICKKLEFQDYPTCDPRDVLEVFDTDSIQEVEIRTQWDIHTLALLAPGLGQMKNLQKLTFKEIYVPVHLSGDLEMEACFTEIFSQFSKLNKLQHLYLNDVSFLNGRLDQVLRFLESPLETLAITHCLLSQSDMNYLSQCPSIQKLQHLDLSGVTFVHLNDAFPGSLLQRLTATLQTLKLKGCMIMDSQMSALLPALSQCSQLTEVNFGKNVLSMGSLKKLLQHTANLTKLTLVKYPPPDEIYNNMGLLPDRFIQLYSELMDTVPNIRQPKQVCSVINMSRLLGSL; encoded by the exons ATGAGCTTCAGGGCCCCACCAACACTCCAGCAGCTGGCAAGAAGAAGCCTGCTGAAAGATGAAGCCTTGGCTATCTCTGCTCTGGAGGACCTGCCCTTGCATttcttcccaccactcttcaaGGATGCATTTACCAGCAAACAACCTAACATCCTGAGGCAGATGGTGGCAGCATGGCCCTTCCCCTGCCTACCATTAAAAGCCCTGAAGAAGACTCTCCACCTGGAGTCTTTCAAAGCTGTGCTAGATGGCCTTGATTTGCTGATGGCACAAAAGGATCGACCCAA GAGGTGCAAACTACAAGTGCTTGATTTACGAGATGCCCACCTCGACTTCTGGAAGGGTTGGGCTGGAAGACAGCATATGGACTGCTCTCCGGATGTCGTTGGCACCAACCAAGCTATGGGAAATCATCCCATTCCAGACAAGAAACAGCCAATGACTGTATTGATGAATCATTTCTTCACATACCACCATCCCTCTAATTATCTAAAGTATTTTTATCAGTGGGCCAAGCAGAGGAAAGATGTGATACAGGTCATCTGTAAGAAGTTAGAGTTTCAGGACTATCCTACCTGTGACCCACGGGATGTTTTGGAGGTTTTTGATACAGACTCAATCCAGGAAGTAGAAATAAGGACACAGTGGGACATTCACACACTAGCACTGCTAGCCCCTGGCCTGGGCCAGATGAAAAACCTTCAGAAACTCACTTTCAAGGAAATCTATGTACCTGTGCATTTGTCTGGGGACCTAGAGATGGAAGCCTGTTTTACAGAGATCTTTTCCCAGTTCTCCAAACTGAATAAGCTCCAGCATCTCTATTTGAATGATGTCTCCTTCCTGAATGGTCGACTAGACCAAGTGCTCAG GTTTTTGGAGAGTCCATTAGAGACGCTTGCTATCACTCACTGCTTGCTGTCACAATCAGATATGAACTACCTGTCCCAGTGTCCAAGCATCCAGAAGCTCCAACACCTGGACCTGAGTGGTGTCACCTTCGTACATTTAAATGATGCATTTCCAGGAAGCCTGTTACAAAGACTGACAGCCACTTTGCAGACATTAAAACTGAAGGGCTGTATGATCATGGACTCGCAAATGAGTGCCCTCCTGCCTGCGCTGAGCCAGTGTTCCCAGCTCACCGAAGTCAATTTTGGGAAGAATGTCTTGTCCATGGGCAGCCTGAAGAAGCTGCTGCAGCATACTGCCAACCTCACAAAGCTGACCCTGGTGAAGTACCCTCCCCCAGATGAGATCTATAATAACATGGGTCTTCTTCCAGACAGATTTATACAACTTTATTCTGAGCTTATGGACACTGTCCCGAATATAAGGCAGCCAAAACAGGTCTGCTCTGTAATTAATATGTCTAGATTGTTAGGCTCTTTATAA